A genomic region of Notamacropus eugenii isolate mMacEug1 chromosome 3, mMacEug1.pri_v2, whole genome shotgun sequence contains the following coding sequences:
- the AQP1 gene encoding aquaporin-1 — translation MASEFKKKIFWRAVVAEFLAMILFVFISIGSALGYNYPVEGNKTSGATQDNVKVSLAFGLSIATLAQSVGHISGAHLNPAVTLGLLLSCQISILRAIVYIIAQCVGAIVAAAILSGITSNLPGNSLGLNGLAKGVNSGQGLGIEIIGTLQLVLCVLATTDRRRHDITGSAPLAIGFSVALGHLLAIDYTGCGINPARSFGPAVITNNFEHHWVFWVGPFIGGALAALIYDFILAPRSSELTDRMKVWTSGQVEEYDLDAEDLNSRVEMKPK, via the exons ATGGCCAGTGAGTTCAAAAAGAAGATCTTTTGGAGGGCAGTGGTGGCTGAGTTCCTGGCCATGATCCTCTTTGTGTTCATCAGCATTGGCTCAGCCCTGGGCTACAATTACCCAGTGGAGGGCAACAAGACCTCCGGTGCCACCCAGGACAACGTGAAAGTCTCACTGGCCTTCGGCCTCAGCATCGCCACGCTGGCGCAGAGCGTGGGCCACATCAGCGGTGCCCACCTCAACCCTGCCGTCACCCTGGGGCTCCTGCTCAGCTGTCAGATCAGCATCCTCCGGGCCATCGTGTACATCATTGCCCAGTGTGTGGGGGCCATTGTAGCCGCGGCCATCCTCTCCGGCATCACGTCAAACCTCCCTGGCAACAGCCTCGGGCTCAATGGG CTCGCCAAAGGAGTCAATTCAGGCCAGGGACTGGGCATCGAGATCATTGGCACCCTGCAGCTGGTGTTGTGTGTACTGGCCACCACAGACCGCAGGCGCCATGACATCACAGGCTCCGCTCCGTTGGCTATTGGCTTCTCTGTTGCCCTGGGCCACCTTCTCGCG ATTGATTACACTGGTTGCGGCATCAACCCTGCGCGCTCCTTCGGCCCAGCGGTTATAACCAACAACTTCGAGCACCATTGG GTTTTCTGGGTGGGGCCCTTCATCGGGGGCGCCCTGGCTGCGCTCATCTACGATTTCATCCTGGCCCCGCGCAGCAGCGAGCTCACGGACCGTATGAAGGTCTGGACCAGCGGGCAGGTGGAGGAGTACGACCTGGATGCGGAGGACCTGAACTCCAGGGTGGAGATGAAGCCCAAATAG